In a single window of the Streptomyces sp. NBC_00285 genome:
- a CDS encoding PPOX class F420-dependent oxidoreductase, which translates to MDDTPLDRLGAGKYLLLTSYRKNGTAVATPVWVVRDEEALGVWSVADSWKVKRIRARADVLVGPCDVRGNPTGDQIPASAEICDAQTTARYRQLLSRKYGILGRLTLLGSRLRRGLDGTVGIRVTL; encoded by the coding sequence ATGGACGACACCCCGCTGGACCGGCTCGGCGCAGGCAAATACCTGCTGCTCACCAGCTACCGCAAGAACGGCACCGCGGTGGCCACCCCCGTCTGGGTGGTCCGCGACGAGGAGGCGCTCGGCGTGTGGTCGGTCGCCGACTCCTGGAAGGTGAAGCGGATCCGAGCTCGCGCGGATGTCCTCGTCGGCCCTTGCGATGTGCGTGGCAATCCGACCGGTGACCAGATCCCGGCCAGCGCGGAGATCTGCGACGCGCAGACCACGGCCCGCTACCGGCAGCTCCTGTCCCGCAAGTACGGGATCCTCGGCCGGCTCACCCTGCTCGGCAGCAGGCTGCGCCGGGGGCTGGACGGAACGGTCGGGATCCGTGTGACGCTGTGA